Proteins encoded within one genomic window of Bacteroidia bacterium:
- the gldN gene encoding gliding motility protein GldN: protein MKKSFVVIISSLLSLSAYAQQPNFEEFVPISGEQNPYDKMAIKERPVVKYPFLQEADVKYQRKIHRIIDCRQKMNKILEWPKNPLNQYIYGYAIDGSVKAYNNDSLYSWMTPEHAQTIGSREYTIQVPNPLGDPDDPFDVIDSTIREKFEFYKIRKYMLLEDWFFDHKHSVFKPRIMAIAPLYMLEFGGVEIGEQPMFWLKMDDLRPLLKNIEVFNTENDAARISYDHFFQFRLFDSYIVKESNMYDLYVKDYEEFKDDNMAALLKSEEIKNDLFIWEHDLWEY from the coding sequence ATGAAGAAGTCTTTTGTAGTAATTATATCATCATTGTTGAGTCTTTCTGCGTATGCTCAGCAGCCAAATTTTGAGGAGTTTGTTCCAATAAGCGGTGAGCAAAATCCATACGATAAAATGGCAATTAAAGAGAGACCTGTTGTAAAATATCCTTTTTTACAAGAAGCCGATGTAAAGTATCAACGGAAGATTCATCGCATTATTGATTGTCGTCAAAAGATGAATAAGATTCTTGAATGGCCTAAGAATCCTTTAAATCAATATATATATGGATATGCAATTGATGGCTCTGTTAAAGCTTACAATAACGACTCTTTATATTCTTGGATGACACCGGAACATGCTCAAACAATTGGTTCTCGTGAATATACAATTCAAGTTCCAAATCCTCTCGGTGATCCTGATGATCCATTTGATGTTATTGACTCTACTATAAGAGAAAAGTTTGAGTTCTATAAAATTAGAAAGTATATGCTTCTAGAGGACTGGTTCTTTGATCACAAACATTCTGTATTTAAACCACGTATTATGGCTATTGCTCCTCTTTATATGTTAGAATTCGGAGGAGTGGAGATAGGTGAACAACCTATGTTTTGGCTTAAAATGGATGATTTGAGACCCTTGTTAAAAAATATTGAGGTATTTAATACTGAAAATGATGCTGCAAGAATATCTTATGACCATTTCTTCCAGTTTAGATTATTTGATAGTTACATCGTTAAAGAGTCAAATATGTATGACTTATATGTTAAGGATTACGAAGAGTTCAAAGATGATAATATGGCAGCTTTACTAAAAAGTGAAGAGATTAAGAACGACCTATTCATTTGGGAACACGACCTTTGGGAATATTAA
- the gldM gene encoding gliding motility protein GldM, whose product MSGVSDLNARQRMINMMYLVLLALLALNVSKEILKSFHLMEVSFENSKGNIDAKNDIVMQQFQASMESNANRTKEWFDKAKEVRKISKDFCTYVEKIKKDIETNAGGRLPVEPGHSAGTLTELAAPDQMEKHANYFETGSGKQGHGKELQDAIEKARKDMIAVLNHPKISKDILTNLDQNSSLRAEDPKGGTNKQSWVSSYLVHSPLAGVTALLSKTESDAKNLEAEVLNVLIKQINAATIKFDAVEAKIIAPSSYIMQGTNYEAEIVLMALNTTAEPTIYVNGEKIPVQGGKGIYKVPASGSGIHPVKGYIEVEGPDGLEKKEFSTEWQSFQPAATISAEAMNVLYIGLENPISVSVPGFRAEDVVVSAGPGCVLSKASGTGKYIAKVSRVQGSKTKISASVKMPDGTSRQMGQMEYRIREVPNPEPLFGSLGSGAQGKGALMAQSTLNASLGSGFAFEGVRFVVTRYTALLVPKVGNAIPITVTGNSLSSVNSRIASARSGDKLIIANVEANGPGGITKKLTASLVIDIK is encoded by the coding sequence ATGTCTGGAGTAAGTGATTTAAATGCGAGGCAGAGGATGATTAACATGATGTATCTCGTGTTACTCGCTCTTCTTGCTTTGAACGTGTCGAAGGAGATTCTTAAATCCTTCCATTTAATGGAAGTTTCATTTGAGAATTCAAAAGGCAATATTGACGCAAAGAATGATATTGTGATGCAACAATTTCAAGCTTCTATGGAGTCAAATGCTAATAGAACAAAAGAATGGTTTGACAAAGCAAAAGAAGTAAGAAAGATATCCAAAGATTTCTGTACTTACGTTGAAAAGATTAAAAAAGATATTGAAACTAATGCAGGTGGAAGATTGCCTGTTGAACCAGGTCATTCAGCAGGTACATTAACTGAGTTGGCTGCTCCTGATCAAATGGAAAAACATGCAAATTATTTTGAAACAGGATCAGGAAAACAAGGACATGGTAAGGAGTTGCAAGATGCTATAGAAAAAGCAAGAAAAGATATGATTGCAGTCTTAAATCATCCAAAAATTTCAAAAGATATCCTAACAAATTTAGATCAGAATTCTTCTCTAAGAGCTGAAGATCCTAAAGGTGGTACAAATAAACAGAGTTGGGTTTCTTCGTATTTAGTACACTCTCCTTTAGCCGGTGTTACTGCTTTGCTTTCTAAAACTGAAAGTGATGCTAAGAATTTAGAAGCTGAAGTTTTGAATGTATTAATAAAACAAATTAATGCTGCTACAATAAAATTTGATGCAGTTGAAGCTAAGATAATTGCACCATCAAGTTATATTATGCAGGGGACTAATTATGAAGCAGAGATTGTTTTAATGGCATTAAATACAACTGCTGAACCTACCATATATGTAAATGGTGAGAAGATTCCTGTTCAAGGTGGAAAAGGTATCTATAAGGTTCCAGCCTCAGGTTCAGGTATTCACCCTGTTAAAGGTTACATCGAAGTTGAAGGACCCGATGGACTTGAAAAGAAAGAATTTTCTACTGAATGGCAATCATTTCAACCTGCAGCGACTATTTCTGCAGAAGCCATGAATGTACTTTATATTGGACTTGAAAATCCAATTTCTGTGTCTGTTCCCGGATTTAGAGCAGAAGATGTTGTTGTATCTGCAGGACCTGGTTGTGTTTTATCAAAAGCTTCAGGTACCGGTAAATATATAGCTAAAGTATCTAGAGTACAAGGGAGTAAAACTAAAATTTCTGCCAGTGTAAAAATGCCTGACGGTACTTCAAGACAAATGGGCCAAATGGAATACAGAATTCGTGAAGTTCCTAATCCTGAGCCTCTGTTTGGAAGCTTGGGTAGTGGTGCACAAGGTAAAGGAGCGCTAATGGCACAATCTACATTAAATGCGTCCTTAGGTTCCGGATTTGCTTTCGAAGGTGTTAGATTTGTTGTTACTAGATATACAGCCCTACTCGTTCCGAAAGTAGGTAATGCAATTCCTATAACTGTTACAGGTAATTCATTATCAAGTGTTAACTCTAGAATTGCTAGTGCTCGATCTGGGGACAAATTAATTATTGCTAATGTTGAAGCAAACGGACCTGGTGGTATTACAAAAAAGTTGACTGCCAGTTTAGTTATAGATATAAAATAA
- the ftcD gene encoding glutamate formimidoyltransferase — translation MKNQLIECVPNFSEGRNYEIITKIANVISSVQGVTLLYIDKGFDANRTVYTFVGEPSKVIEAAFLAIKCASILIDMRNHKGEHPRIGACDVCPIVPIEGVSMEDAILLSKKLAARVARELNIPVYLYEHSQPNKARSNLSIIRKGEYEMLPSKMILPEWKPDFGIFFNEKSGATVIGARDFLIAYNVNLNTKSVEIANEIAAEIRESGYLVNREGKGDKERIPGALRYVKAIGWYMEHFGIAQVSCNLTNYRETPIHKVFEEIKMRAIAKGADVTGSELIALIPLEAMLMAGRYYAEILHNHSNLSERELVSIAVERLGLTDCELFNPDERIIEYAIKRQQGN, via the coding sequence ATGAAAAATCAACTAATTGAATGTGTTCCAAATTTCAGTGAAGGAAGAAATTATGAAATAATTACGAAAATCGCAAATGTAATTTCATCAGTTCAAGGAGTTACTCTTTTATATATAGATAAAGGGTTTGATGCAAATAGAACAGTCTATACTTTTGTTGGAGAACCATCGAAAGTGATTGAAGCTGCATTTCTTGCAATTAAATGTGCCAGTATATTAATTGATATGAGAAATCATAAGGGTGAACATCCTCGTATTGGTGCATGTGATGTTTGTCCTATTGTACCTATTGAAGGAGTTTCTATGGAAGATGCTATACTCTTATCTAAAAAATTAGCAGCAAGAGTTGCTAGAGAGTTGAATATTCCTGTATATCTATATGAACATTCGCAACCTAATAAAGCAAGAAGCAATTTGTCAATTATAAGAAAGGGAGAATATGAGATGCTGCCTTCTAAGATGATTCTTCCTGAATGGAAACCGGATTTTGGTATTTTTTTTAATGAAAAGTCAGGGGCAACAGTTATTGGAGCCAGAGATTTTTTAATTGCCTATAATGTAAATTTAAATACAAAATCTGTAGAAATAGCTAACGAGATTGCGGCAGAAATAAGAGAATCAGGATACTTAGTAAACAGAGAAGGGAAAGGCGATAAAGAAAGAATACCTGGGGCATTGCGATATGTAAAAGCAATTGGATGGTACATGGAACACTTTGGTATTGCACAAGTTTCATGTAATCTAACTAATTATAGGGAAACACCAATTCATAAAGTTTTTGAAGAAATTAAAATGAGAGCAATAGCGAAAGGTGCTGATGTAACAGGAAGTGAATTAATAGCATTGATTCCATTAGAGGCAATGCTTATGGCTGGAAGGTATTATGCGGAGATACTTCACAATCATTCTAATTTATCTGAAAGGGAGTTAGTGAGTATAGCAGTAGAAAGACTTGGGTTGACAGATTGTGAGCTATTTAACCCGGATGAACGAATAATTGAATATGCAATTAAGCGCCAGCAAGGGAACTAA
- the pth gene encoding aminoacyl-tRNA hydrolase translates to MNYLIVGLGNPGEQYIHTRHNIGFDIIDNIASNYNLSFKTVQFAQKCEWDFHGNKIILLKPDTFMNLSGRAVQYWLNWYKIPLDKLLILVDDLALPIGKIRIRKNGSAGGHNGLKDIERALATKDYNRLRFGVGNNFKKGSQVNFVLGKFTEPEKAITKTSIEKSSKAVEHFILHGIDKTMEQYNH, encoded by the coding sequence ATGAATTACCTCATAGTGGGACTGGGAAATCCGGGTGAACAATATATCCATACAAGACATAATATTGGTTTTGACATTATAGACAATATTGCGTCAAATTATAACCTCAGTTTTAAAACAGTACAATTTGCCCAAAAATGTGAATGGGATTTTCATGGCAATAAAATCATTCTGTTAAAACCGGATACATTTATGAACCTCAGTGGGAGAGCTGTTCAATATTGGTTAAATTGGTATAAAATACCACTAGATAAATTATTAATACTTGTAGATGACCTTGCATTGCCAATTGGTAAAATAAGAATCAGAAAAAATGGAAGTGCCGGAGGACACAATGGATTAAAGGATATTGAAAGAGCCCTAGCTACCAAGGACTATAACAGACTTCGTTTTGGTGTAGGAAATAATTTTAAAAAAGGAAGTCAAGTAAATTTTGTTTTAGGAAAATTTACAGAACCTGAAAAGGCAATTACAAAGACTTCAATTGAAAAATCAAGTAAAGCTGTGGAGCATTTTATATTACATGGAATTGATAAAACAATGGAACAATATAATCATTAG
- a CDS encoding FtsX-like permease family protein encodes MRKSLFFAIRYLFSKKTHNAVNYISWISALGFFGGSLALIVILSTLNGFENLILSMYSHFDPDFKIESVEGKMLNQGDIDFSILEQTPGLISLNKVLEDQAVIKHYDYQAAVYVKGVDDDYFFKTGLDQYVQDGVADLKSEGINLAILGAGVDFKLQTRVNNPQSIATLYTPRRENLSINDPNLLQALLIKPSGVVYLDDLINQKYVFVPLSYARELFDRESEISYIEIRIAPNKINQAQHYLQQNISPTLKVKNRIEQQSSLYQMFKTEKWVAYALLAFVLFLASFNVTGSLSMLVVEKKDDIFTLKTLGADAAFIRKIFLTEGMLISVVGGLIGLMVGCLLVLLQDYFGLIKMSGAIVESYPVKLLWSDIGIIILTNIFLGFITSLYPTWKSYTEN; translated from the coding sequence ATTTATTTTCTAAGAAAACACACAACGCTGTCAACTATATATCGTGGATTTCTGCATTAGGATTTTTTGGCGGTTCGTTAGCATTGATAGTTATATTATCAACTCTTAACGGCTTTGAAAATCTAATTCTTTCAATGTATTCACACTTTGACCCTGATTTTAAAATTGAATCTGTTGAAGGCAAAATGCTAAATCAAGGAGATATCGATTTCTCTATATTAGAGCAAACACCGGGTCTGATTAGTCTTAATAAAGTGTTAGAAGACCAAGCCGTAATCAAACATTACGATTATCAAGCAGCGGTATATGTTAAAGGAGTGGATGATGACTATTTTTTCAAAACAGGATTAGACCAATATGTGCAAGATGGAGTAGCAGACTTAAAAAGCGAAGGAATTAATCTGGCGATTTTAGGAGCAGGTGTTGATTTTAAATTACAAACAAGAGTCAACAACCCACAGAGTATTGCAACTCTATATACCCCCAGAAGAGAAAATTTGTCAATTAACGACCCTAATTTATTGCAAGCTTTATTAATCAAACCTTCCGGTGTAGTATATCTGGATGATTTAATTAATCAGAAATATGTTTTCGTTCCTTTGAGTTATGCAAGAGAACTATTTGACCGCGAATCCGAGATTTCATATATTGAAATACGCATAGCTCCCAATAAAATCAACCAAGCACAACATTATCTTCAGCAAAATATTTCACCCACTTTAAAAGTTAAAAATAGGATTGAACAACAGTCCTCACTTTATCAAATGTTTAAAACTGAAAAATGGGTTGCCTATGCTTTACTCGCATTTGTTCTATTTCTTGCAAGTTTCAACGTTACAGGTTCATTATCGATGCTTGTAGTAGAGAAAAAGGATGATATATTTACATTAAAAACGCTTGGTGCAGATGCTGCATTTATCAGAAAAATATTTCTAACCGAAGGTATGTTAATTTCTGTTGTCGGTGGTCTAATTGGTTTAATGGTGGGATGTCTCTTAGTTTTATTGCAAGATTATTTTGGATTAATTAAGATGTCCGGTGCAATAGTTGAGAGTTATCCGGTTAAACTATTGTGGTCTGATATTGGGATTATTATTCTCACAAATATTTTTTTAGGATTTATTACCTCGCTTTACCCCACATGGAAGTCATATACAGAAAATTAA